TCAGGTCGTCCTGCCCCGCCCGGCGCGTCGCCACGTCCAGGCTTCCTGACAGCATGTAGGCGAGGTCGAAGGCGGCGGGCCCCTGCATGACGATCTGCCAGTCGACCAGGGCGAAGGGCGCCGATGACGAGCCCGCCTCGAACATCATGTTGTCCGCCCGGAAGTCGCCATGCATCAGGGTTCGGGGCTGCTCGAAGGCCAGGTCCATCAGGGCGCCGATGCGCGGGGCCAGGGCCTCTCCCGCCCGCCGGGCGTAGGGGCTCATCCGGTCGCCGATGAAGTCGACCACGGCTGGCCAGCACTGCTGGTAGACGGGCTCCAATGCCTTCATCTCGGGGGAGTTGAGCGTCAGGAGCCAGTCCATGCCCGGGAGTTCGGGGGATCCCCACCAGGCGCCATGGAGCCCCGCAGCGGCGTCGATCGCCCGGCCGGCGTCCTCCAGGGTCAGGCCCTCGACCTGATCCGGCATCCGGGCGGGCGACATGTCCTCGAGGAGAAGGACGAAGTCCATGTTCGAGGGGTCATAGTCCACCCCGAAGGCCTGGGGCGTGCGCACGGGCGTCCGGTCGGCCAGGCGGGCGTAGAAGCCCGTCTCCTTCTGGTAGAAGCGGAAGATCTCACCCACCTGCCGGGAGGACGGGTCCACCGGCGAGACCTTGGCGATCAGGCTGGCCGGGGCGCCGGCGGCGTCACCCTCGTAGACGGGCCTAAGCCTCTGCATCGCGCTGACGAAACCCACGCCCTGGCCCAGGGGTTCCGCCACGATCCGGGCCACCCGTCCGCCGGCGGGGAGGGCCCCTGACCCCTGGAGCTTCCGGGTCAGCCACTCCGGTCCGATTGCGTCGATGGCGCGTGGGAAATCCAGGTCCGGCACGGGCGTCCTCCCTGTAGCCTTCGCTACAATCGTCTTGAAAACGAGGCTCTCCCTGCACCATCCGCCTGTCAAGCTGCGCCAGACTGTCTATGATTTTTGACATGTCAAAAATGTTCGACTACGGTCATCTTCAACATAGGAGCCTGGAAATGTCCGTACGCGAAGTCTCCGCCTGGGTGATGGTTCTGGTGTTTGGCGTGGTCGGCACCGGGTGCCTGGCCTCGATCCTGCGCGCCGGACTCGACGCCCCGCCCCAGCCGGCCGTGGTGGCCTCGGCGCCCGCGATCGTTGCCAGCGTCATTGCTCTTGAGGTCGTCCTGGCCATCTTCTTCCCGAAGAAGGCGTACGCGCCGCCGGATGAACGCGAGCGCCTGATCATCGCCAGGACCGGTCACTGGGCTGGATTGGCCTTCCTGGCGGCGGTCCTGCAGGCGCTGGGGCACTACGTCGTCCATGCGGATGGCGACGTGATGTTCAATGTGATCGTGCTGGGCCTGTTCGCCTCCGGGCTGATCGAGTACGGCGCCCAGATCGTACTCTTTCGACGCTAGGGTGAAGTTCCGTGGCAAGGCCGCCGCCGATCACAAACCGGGTCAAGGCCCTCAGGGAGGCCTCCGGGAACATGAGCCAGTCGGCGCTGGCGGACGCCATCGGCGTGACCCGGCAAACGATCATTGCGATCGAGCAGGGACGTTACTCCCCCTCCCTGGAAAGCGCCTTCCGGATCTCCCGGGTCTTCGGCGTCGATGTCGAGGAGGTCTTCGGCTGGGAGGCCGAGCCCAAGGGATCCGGGATGGCCTGACCTCGCCGCAAGTCAGGCCGGGCGGCGGACGTCGTCCAGCAGGTGGGCGCGCTCGTTCAGGCTGACCACCGCCCGCTGGCCGCTGCGGGCGGCGAGAAAGCGGTTGAGACTGGTGTAGTCTGCCTCGAAGAAGACCCGGGGCTCCATGCCCAGCACGTGGGCGGCCCAGACATTGATGACCCCGCCGTGGCAGAAGACCGCCACCTTGCCCCCGGGGTGGGCGGCGATGATCTCTTCCATCCCATCCACCACCATCTTCTGGAACTCGGCCATGTCCACGCCGTGGCCGCCGGTGGCCATGGCCTGCCAGGCCTCGAAGTTCTCCTTCTTGAGTTCCTCGGTGGGGATGTAGACGCCGGAGTTGCGGTCGAACTCGACAATGCCTGGGTGCCGCTGGACCTCATGTCCCACGAGGCCGG
The sequence above is a segment of the Phenylobacterium parvum genome. Coding sequences within it:
- a CDS encoding phosphotransferase, translating into MPDLDFPRAIDAIGPEWLTRKLQGSGALPAGGRVARIVAEPLGQGVGFVSAMQRLRPVYEGDAAGAPASLIAKVSPVDPSSRQVGEIFRFYQKETGFYARLADRTPVRTPQAFGVDYDPSNMDFVLLLEDMSPARMPDQVEGLTLEDAGRAIDAAAGLHGAWWGSPELPGMDWLLTLNSPEMKALEPVYQQCWPAVVDFIGDRMSPYARRAGEALAPRIGALMDLAFEQPRTLMHGDFRADNMMFEAGSSSAPFALVDWQIVMQGPAAFDLAYMLSGSLDVATRRAGQDDLIARHHEGLVRAGVGDYSLSQAREAFRICAMLAWCWPVVAIGSLDFDSPRGLALFHAWAERALALFEDVDGAAVIP
- a CDS encoding helix-turn-helix transcriptional regulator, with translation MSQSALADAIGVTRQTIIAIEQGRYSPSLESAFRISRVFGVDVEEVFGWEAEPKGSGMA
- a CDS encoding histidine phosphatase family protein produces the protein MELILVRHGRPARMETSSDPHLNEIGLEQARRAAAWLALEPIDATWSSTMLRAVQTAEAFAGLVGHEVQRHPGIVEFDRNSGVYIPTEELKKENFEAWQAMATGGHGVDMAEFQKMVVDGMEEIIAAHPGGKVAVFCHGGVINVWAAHVLGMEPRVFFEADYTSLNRFLAARSGQRAVVSLNERAHLLDDVRRPA